The Lycium ferocissimum isolate CSIRO_LF1 chromosome 10, AGI_CSIRO_Lferr_CH_V1, whole genome shotgun sequence genome window below encodes:
- the LOC132033193 gene encoding protein HYPER-SENSITIVITY-RELATED 4-like, with the protein MELFETMPSSKSILTAATSLTASAILFRSITSDLIPEQLQLFFSSRFQKLSNRLSSQLIVVIEECEGLTSNHMFDAVNVYLGTKVNAWTQRIKVNKPDKDEELAVTVDRYQEVTDYYESVKFTWIMKSRGIKQSEKSTNPKTELRYFELSFHKKQKEIALKSYLPYILRRAKEIKEEKRVVRLHTVDYNGTDYWSSVVLNHPATFNTMAMEPEMKKDLIEDLDMFVSRKDYYRRVGKAWKRGYLLYGPPGTGKSSLVAAMANYLKFDVYDLDLREVQCNSDLRRLLIGSANHSILVIEDIDCNVGLQNRENENETTEDDKITLSGLLNFIDGLWSSCGDERIIVFTTNHKDRLDPALLRPGRMDVHIEMSYCTFSGFRVLASNYLKVDEHRLFKTIEDLFERVRVTPAEVAGELMKSNNSDIALESLVKFLQNKEWA; encoded by the exons atggaGTTATTCGAAACGATGCCTTCTTCTAAGTCAATTTTAACAGCAGCAACTTCTCTCACTGCTTCAGCAATTCTCTTCCGATCAATAACTAGTGATCTTATACCAGAACAACTCCagctctttttttcttcacgTTTTCAAAAACTATCGAACCGCCTTTCGTCACAGTTAATTGTTGTGATAGAAGAGTGTGAAGGTCTCACTTCGAACCACATGTTTGATGCTGTTAATGTTTATTTAGGTACAAAGGTTAATGCTTGGACTCAAAGGATTAAAGTCAACAAACCTGATAAAGATGAAGAACTTGCTGTCACTGTCGATAG GTACCAAGAAGTAACAGATTATTATGAGAGTGTCAAATTCACATGGATCATGAAGTCCAGGGGAATCAAACAGAGTGAAAAGAGCACCAATCCCAAGACAGAGCTTCGATATTTCGAGTTGAGTTTTCACAAGAAGCAAAAGGAGATcgctttaaaatcttatttaccATACATACTGCGAAGGGCCAAAgagattaaagaagagaaaagggtgGTGAGGCTACATACGGTTGATTACAACGGAACTGATTATTGGAGTTCCGTGGTTTTAAACCATCCTGCAACATTTAATACAATGGCTATGGAACCAGAAATGAAGAAAGATTTGATTGAGGATCTTGACATGTTTGTAAGTAGGAAAGATTATTATAGGAGAGTTGGAAAAGCTTGGAAACGTGGCTACTTGTTATATGGACCACCTGGCACGGGAAAGTCGAGTTTAGTTGCAGCTATGGCTAATTACCTTAAGTTTGATGTTTATGACTTGGATTTAAGAGAGGTGCAGTGCAATTCGGATTTGAGAAGGTTGTTGATTGGTTCAGCGAATCATTCTATACTTGTGATAGAAGACATTGATTGCAATGTGGGGTTgcagaatagagaaaatgagaaTGAAACAACTGAAGATGACAAG ATTACACTCTCTGGGTTGTTGAACTTCATTGATGGGTTGTGGTCGAGTTGTGGAGATGAGCGAATCATAGTGTTCACAACGAATCACaaagacagacttgatccagcaTTGTTGAGACCCGGACGTATGGATGTACACATTGAGATGTCATACTGCACTTTCAGTGGATTCAGAGTACTCGCTTCCAATTACCTAAAGGTAGACGAGCACAGGTTGTTTAAGACAATTGAGGATCTGTTTGAGAGAGTTAGAGTAACACCAGCTGAAGTAGCAGGAGAGCTGATGAAGAGCAACAATTCTGACATTGCACTAGAAAGCCTCGTCAAATTCCTTCAAAACAAGGAATGGGCGTGA
- the LOC132033194 gene encoding inositol-pentakisphosphate 2-kinase-like isoform X1, whose translation MEMVLQANDAKEWCYRGEGAVNLVLAYTGENPDFVGKVLRVQKVPNGSECENGYSGLTEMECLLWKEYEELVSAPTREIVEYYFVKRVMCSLLGSKNVDAGTRILVNREFLETVDNNVLCQRPSWRVDAAKVNPLSDSVLLISDHSLFPPGKHKQDFCISVEIKPKCGFLPLSEFIASENTIKRSVTRFQMHQALKLHQGKISEISAYDPLDLFSGSRDRVHKAIKGLFKTPQNNFRVFLNGSLILGKLGGNADATSCEGGKTFENALKCVIQAVDGKRTECLLDLISKTVSSSGLLNKVLEVQKLDNSDIEGAIHAYYNVISQPCMVCKQTVEDQLLKRYNSLHSISKEESLMIVRNYLIAATAKDLSMMISFRPREDESVESPYSTVSVESTNQSFDYKASFIDLDLKPLERMEYYYKLDQQIVSSYVQMVKSTQQDEIGA comes from the exons ATGGAGATGGTTTTGCAGGCTAATGATGCTAAGGAATGGTGTTATAGAGGGGAAGGAGCTGTTAATCTAGTGCTTGCTTATACTGGAGAAAATCCTGATTTC GTTGGAAAAGTGTTGCGGGTACAGAAGGTACCAAATGGATCTGAATGCGAGAATGGTTATTCAGGTCTAACAGAGATGGAATGCCTCTTATGGAAAGAATATGAAGAGCTTGTATCAGCTCCTACAAGGGAAATTGTTGAATACTATTTTGTGAAGCGTGTAATGTGCTCGCTGTTGGGTTCAAAGAATGTCGATGCAGGG ACTCGCATCCTTGTGAACCGAGAATTTCTGGAAACAGTTGATAACAATGTTCTATGTCAGCGTCCTTCTTGGCGTGTTGATGCCGCAAAGGTCAACCCCCTGTCTGATTCTGTGCTGCTGATATCCGATCATTCACTTTTCCCACCTG GTAAGCATAAACAGGACTTCTGCATATCTGTAGAAATAAAG CCTAAATGCGGATTCCTTCCGCTATCGGAATTTATTGCGTCAGAAAACACAATTAAAAGGAGTGTAACTCGATTCCAAATGCATCAGGCTTTAAAATTGCACCAAGGAAAG ATATCAGAGATAAGTGCATATGATCCATTGGATTTGTTTTCTGGATCCAGAGATAGAGTACACAAAGCAATAAAGGGCCTCTTTAAGACCCCACAGAACAATTTCCGAGTTTTCCTGAATGGTTCTCTCATCTTAGGGAAATTGGGTGGTAATGCAGATGCTACAAGCTGTGAAGGTGGTAAAACATTTGAAAATGCACTCAAGTGTGTAATCCAAGCTGTAGATGGGAAGCGGACAGAATGCCTTCTGGATCTCATTTCCAAGACTGTTTCTAGTTCAGGACTGCTAAATAAGGTTCTTGAAGTCCAGAAGTTGGACAATTCTGACATTGAAGGTGCGATTCATGCATATTATAACGTCATTTCTCAGCCTTGCATGGTATGTAAACAGACAGTTGAAGATCAGTTGTTAAAAAGATACAATTCCTTGCATTCAATTTCAAAGGAGGAAAGCTTGATGATTGTGAGGAACTACTTGATTGCTGCGACTGCAAAGGACCTGAGCATGATGATTAGTTTTAGACCTCGAGAAGATGAGAGTGTGGAATCTCCATATAGCACAGTTTCCGTAGAATCAACCAACCAAAGTTTTGATTACAAG GCATCTTTCATTGACCTAGACTTGAAACCTTTGGAAAGGATGGAATACTACTACAAGTTAGACCAACAGATAGTCAGCAGCTATGTTCAGATGGTAAAATCCACGCAGCAGGATGAAATCGGAGCTTGA
- the LOC132033194 gene encoding inositol-pentakisphosphate 2-kinase-like isoform X2: MECLLWKEYEELVSAPTREIVEYYFVKRVMCSLLGSKNVDAGTRILVNREFLETVDNNVLCQRPSWRVDAAKVNPLSDSVLLISDHSLFPPGKHKQDFCISVEIKPKCGFLPLSEFIASENTIKRSVTRFQMHQALKLHQGKISEISAYDPLDLFSGSRDRVHKAIKGLFKTPQNNFRVFLNGSLILGKLGGNADATSCEGGKTFENALKCVIQAVDGKRTECLLDLISKTVSSSGLLNKVLEVQKLDNSDIEGAIHAYYNVISQPCMVCKQTVEDQLLKRYNSLHSISKEESLMIVRNYLIAATAKDLSMMISFRPREDESVESPYSTVSVESTNQSFDYKASFIDLDLKPLERMEYYYKLDQQIVSSYVQMVKSTQQDEIGA; this comes from the exons ATGGAATGCCTCTTATGGAAAGAATATGAAGAGCTTGTATCAGCTCCTACAAGGGAAATTGTTGAATACTATTTTGTGAAGCGTGTAATGTGCTCGCTGTTGGGTTCAAAGAATGTCGATGCAGGG ACTCGCATCCTTGTGAACCGAGAATTTCTGGAAACAGTTGATAACAATGTTCTATGTCAGCGTCCTTCTTGGCGTGTTGATGCCGCAAAGGTCAACCCCCTGTCTGATTCTGTGCTGCTGATATCCGATCATTCACTTTTCCCACCTG GTAAGCATAAACAGGACTTCTGCATATCTGTAGAAATAAAG CCTAAATGCGGATTCCTTCCGCTATCGGAATTTATTGCGTCAGAAAACACAATTAAAAGGAGTGTAACTCGATTCCAAATGCATCAGGCTTTAAAATTGCACCAAGGAAAG ATATCAGAGATAAGTGCATATGATCCATTGGATTTGTTTTCTGGATCCAGAGATAGAGTACACAAAGCAATAAAGGGCCTCTTTAAGACCCCACAGAACAATTTCCGAGTTTTCCTGAATGGTTCTCTCATCTTAGGGAAATTGGGTGGTAATGCAGATGCTACAAGCTGTGAAGGTGGTAAAACATTTGAAAATGCACTCAAGTGTGTAATCCAAGCTGTAGATGGGAAGCGGACAGAATGCCTTCTGGATCTCATTTCCAAGACTGTTTCTAGTTCAGGACTGCTAAATAAGGTTCTTGAAGTCCAGAAGTTGGACAATTCTGACATTGAAGGTGCGATTCATGCATATTATAACGTCATTTCTCAGCCTTGCATGGTATGTAAACAGACAGTTGAAGATCAGTTGTTAAAAAGATACAATTCCTTGCATTCAATTTCAAAGGAGGAAAGCTTGATGATTGTGAGGAACTACTTGATTGCTGCGACTGCAAAGGACCTGAGCATGATGATTAGTTTTAGACCTCGAGAAGATGAGAGTGTGGAATCTCCATATAGCACAGTTTCCGTAGAATCAACCAACCAAAGTTTTGATTACAAG GCATCTTTCATTGACCTAGACTTGAAACCTTTGGAAAGGATGGAATACTACTACAAGTTAGACCAACAGATAGTCAGCAGCTATGTTCAGATGGTAAAATCCACGCAGCAGGATGAAATCGGAGCTTGA